In Meleagris gallopavo isolate NT-WF06-2002-E0010 breed Aviagen turkey brand Nicholas breeding stock chromosome 3, Turkey_5.1, whole genome shotgun sequence, one DNA window encodes the following:
- the LOC104909350 gene encoding double-stranded RNA-binding protein Staufen homolog 2-like, producing MKALQALQNEPIPEKLPQNGETGKETEEDKDANKSEISVVFEIALKRNIPVSFEVIKESGPPHMKSFVTRVTVGEFTAEGEGNSKKLSKKRAAMSVLQELKKLPPLPVIEKPKLYFKKRPKTILKTGPEYGQGMNPISRLAQIQQAKKEKEPEYVLLSERGMPRRREFVMQVPSAVVSEIVPLLCRVPT from the exons ATGAAGGCCCTCCAAGCTCTCCAGAATGAGCCTATTCCGGAAAAATTACCTCAG aatggaGAAAcgggaaaagaaacagaagaagatAAAGATGCAAACAAGTCTGAGATCAGTGTTGTGTTTGAAATTGCTTTGAAGCGCAATATACCTGTCAGTTTTGAG GTGATAAAAGAAAGTGGACCTCCTCACATGAAGAGCTTCGTCACACGCGTTACAGTAGGAGAATTCACTGCAGAAGGAGAAGGGAACAGTAAGAAGCTCTCAAAGAAACGTGCTGCAATGTCTGTCCTTCAGGAGCTGAAGAagcttcctcctcttcctgtgATTGAAAAGCCAAAACTGTACTTCAAAAAACGTCCAAAAACAATATTGAAG ACTGGACCTGAATATGGTCAAGGAATGAATCCTATCAGTCGTCTGGCTCAGATCCAACAGGCCAAGAAGGAGAAGGAGCCAGAGTATGTTCTTCTTTCTGAGAGAGGGATGCCTCGCCGTCGAGAGTTTGTTATGCAGGTACCATCTGCTGTTGTGTCTGAGATAGTGCCCTTGCTCTGTCGTGTTCCAACATGA